GCACTGTATGTGGACCAATCACGTTTGCATGCAAATACATGCCCCAGTGTCTGACAGCGAGCCACGAATCACCCTTTTACCTGTGCGATCTTGGCATCATCCTGCAGCTTCTTTAGCTTGCTCTCATTGTGTGCAATGAACTCTTTGAGCATGGTGTTGTGGCCATGCATGCTGTATTCTCTTTTGGTCAGCTCcatgcctctctgcagctccttAACATCCAGCAGGACGTTCTCCAGCGACACTGTGAACACAGAGAAGTTTAGCTTACATGACACAAACCTGTACATGTAAAGTGTGTAGCATCTTCTAGATCTAAATCACATTGTTCTCCTGTGGGCTGTAGTGCAGTTTGAGCATCTAGATTGTTGTGGCATGAGTTGTCTAGCTTTCTACATTTCTGCCATTTTCTTTCTATTCCCTTACTCTCACAGTCAGATACATGCATGGAGTAGATTAACTTCTTCTTCCAACTGCTCCCTTTAGCGGTcgccacagtggatcatctgaCTCCATCTCACCCTAATCCTCCCATCCTCCACTATCACACTAACCCTCTGTATGtccctccttcactacatctatGAATCTGCTCTGCGTTCCCTCCTGCCTGGtagctccatattcaacatgGTTTGTACTTTATATCCAGTCTCCCTCCTctacacatgtccaaaccatctcagccctGTTCCGTACTCATTTTTAATCTCATCCATCCTGGTGGTCGCTCCCACtgaaaatcttaacatcttGCGCTCTGCTTTTGTCAGTGCCACCATCTCCAAACCGTACATCACAGcgggtctcactaccatcttgtaaaccgcTCCTTTTACTCATCCTGCCATCCTTCTGACACTCGTTTCCACctgctccaccctgcctgcacccTTCTTCACCTCTCGTGTGCACTGTCTGTTACTTTACATGGTGGAccccagatatttaaactcaTGTACCTTCACTACCTTTACTCCTGTTACACTTGTCTCTATTCTAAATTGTCCATATGTGTGAATCACCCTATCATAGACAGCTGACCTATGCATGGTGCCTTTCACCCTAAAACAGACTACAACTCACATCTGCACAGGTTGGCAACTCACACTGCAATAATCTAGATTCTAGATGGATAAATTGCACCGCCGGCTAGAGAAAGAAATACACAATTAAATTCTGGAGTTTATTCCAAGAGAAACATGATAAGATTCTGTCTGTTTCTCACTGACAGACGCAGTCAGATTATGCGCTGTTCACTTCCGCCCAACTTAACTTCACTGTACGACTCACCTGCTGCAGCTTTCTCCACATAGTGCATCTCATTGTAGAAAAGGGAAACTTGTGTGTATTTCTCTCTAACCACATTGGCTATGTAGTGTAATAATGTTTGTTTCCGGTCTGTAGACTTGGTATCAAGTAGctgcaaagaaagaaaacacagacatgttgaAACATTTTCTAAAAGTCTTTAAAGTTTTGCTAAAAGGTAACAAAATGCAACTTACCAAGTCTAAACTCTGCAGCTTGAATCCATACACCGCTCCTCTTTTGCTGCTGTTCATGTAGTTTCCAAGAGCTAAGATAATCTGCAGGACAGGAGCAAACAAGAATGAAAAAGGAAACCACGCATGCATTTGACACGATGCGTCATAAGGGACGCAAATGGTTCCGTTACCTCTAAAATCTTCTTCAGTTTCTGTGATGACTTGATGGACACAGATGCTGCAATGACTGCATGCAGTTGCTGTGGGTGAGAATGAGACATCAAATCCAGCACAGCGCTGTTGCTTTCTAAGGTTGCAGCATAAAAACATTAAGAATGACAACGTAGCGTCGTTATTCACCGGTGTAAGCATCTGCACGCTTTCGGCGAAGTTGCCGATGAAGGCCATGATGGTCATCTTCTGCATGAGCCTCTCGATCTTACTGAACTGCATCATGAAGCGGTCCTCATCCGTCAAGCTTTCGAGAGGCTTGCGCTCCTTCTCGAACTGTCGCAGGACTTTAATCTCGTTCTCCGTGGGCTGGAAGCGCATTAGACACTCCACGAAGTCCACCGGCAGAGTCCGTAAATCAAACCTGGACGATGAGGAGACACAAGGACACGTGTTATGAACCATTAGTCTATTTTATAAGAAAAACAGGCATACAGCTATGTGAGTTTAGGAAAACAGACTGCATGCAGGAACACCAGTTGAAGGCTTACAGTTGAATGGCTTTGCAGATCTCCTCGGGTGTCTTGCCCACTTTCCTCAGCGTGATGGCCAGGTTCTTTGCCCTGTTGGAGTCCAGCAAAGTCACCTTGTTGGGTCCCTTCTGGATGACCTTCTGCTTGCTTGCAGTGAGGTCGATGGGCGGGCCCTGGGCTTTCGTCTTAAACATCTCCTCGAACTCATCAACATTCAGGTCCTAAAAAGCAACAGCAGTCAATTCGTGATTCATTTTCCTGGGATATAGGCAGGAAACGGATGCGTAACCTCTGAATCAGCGGAGAACTTTACCTCCAGTATCCTCTCATCATCAATCTCATTGAAAACAGTCCCGTTGATCTGGTTTGGTTTCAGGGCCACCCAGTTGAAGACGGGCATACGGAACTTGGTCTTTATGGGTTTCTTGATCTTAACAGCTTAAACAGAATACAgacaagttagcacagggtgtCTATCTACAATCAACAGTTCACATAAGCATGCAGGTGAAAGGGTAGACAAGTACCTGGGACTGGTAACACACATGGATATGACTCTCTGGGTAGCTAGATGCCATATCTGTCTAATCTCTAAAAACAAAGTCCCACTTTGTGTTATTTACATGAACTAAATGCTTTCTGTAagcccttcaaaataaaacagaaactacGCTGCCTTGTATGTATTTTTTCCCCAAATAGAGCAAAGCTTCTTAGCCTTTGGCTGGACAGTAAAGGCCAAAGGGGATCGGTGTACCTGTTAAGTAAACGGTGTATGCGGTAAGCCTGATGACAAACTATTTATTGGACAGATTATAGCTATTTGTAGCCACCACTGCTGCTTCATTGAAGCTGAACATTGACATGGTGCCCTGATTCCCCACACGGACAAGGTGTCAGCAGGGACAAATAAGATAAGGCCGTCATGGGAAAGGTAAACAGCATTCCAGTATGCACGGCGCCTATCGCTTTAATCATCTGCATGCCACAGCAGGTCACTGTGCCTCAGCATGCACTCAACTCTTTCTGATGTTGCCAGATTTCATTCAAATAAACACTTAAACAAACACTGGAGTAATACTGCAGAAATGTGGAGATTGCAGTGTTTTTCAAGGGAAAACTAGTTGGGGATGTGTTGCTTTATATAGCATGTTGGCAAGCGCACGTTAATGAAAATGGTGAAAGAAGACAGAAAGTGTTTGAGAAACGTGAAAATACAGCATGAATACAGCAAAgaggtttgtgtttttaactggGGAAGTGAAATGTGGGACACTAGAGGGAGGGGTGGGGACAAAACAGCAAACATGACAAGCATAACCTACAGAAGAGTTTGATGGGTCCCTCTGGTcggcaaaaaaaggaaacaattataagacaaataaaaaggaGGGTTAGTGAGAATTAATGCACATCTCAAATCACACAGTACAGTATAGAATCTGCTCTCCGAGGGGGAAATATTTACCCCCATCTACATACAGTAAGAGCTGATTAGTGACAGAACTTAGTCATCAAGTCACACAAGGGTCACTTATCAATACTAATCCACTGAGCAGAGCAATCCTAGTAAAATAAGTCTGAACGTGTATTGTGGTGTTCTACTCAACACAGATGGGaaacaaaatatataataaatatgttCCTGTCTTTCTATTTATCTGattgctgttttttaatattctgTTTGAGCCCACCAACTAAAATGAGGCCAATCAGTGGCTACTGTCTAACTCAGTACATCACAAACTGGCAGCAGCTCTACAGTAAAAAGCCTCCCAGCAGTATCTCTGGAGTTAGATGGTcctttcagctgcttgtttatctcccaagaggtcaccacagcagacGATTTGGCGTGTTTAGTCTTACgccagatgcccttcctgacataACTCTTGACCACAATGTAAGAGTGACACTGCTGAAAGTAATACTTATTAAGAAAAGGAGTTTTACAGGAGAATCGGTACAAAACCCCCCACATTTTTATGCAAAGGAGACACATCGGTAACAGGATTGTTAAGATCATACGGAGCTGAAGAATTCAGCCAGTCCTAGGAAACACTTGTAAGTGACtggtaataaaaaaatgttttaaaaaaactggCACAAAGTAAGAGGCAAAAGTTCCTTTAGGGCTAAAATACATCTTTAAGCAACCAAAGTTTTCCCACTTGCTAAATTGTTCAAACTTGCTgtggtttttctttgtctttaaagTAATCGCCATATGACTCCATATGCAGTGATTTCTGTGCACTTTATGAATCGCAGGGGGAGGTTTTGATTAAAAAGTAGCTCAGAGCAGCTcattaaacaaaaaagaaaaaatgaaccaGCTGATTTTTGGGGGGACAGTGAGCTAAATCTAAAGCTCAAAACTTTAATGTCACAACCTGAGTCAAGCCTGACACCAGAGTTTGACGAAaccttggttttatttttaaaaaattcttaATAATCTCAGCTAAAAGATTAACTACTTATCTCCCAGAAAGCACGAAGGCAAGAAGTGGTGTCGCCTCAAAAGCCAACCTCAGGCTCGCCTTTACCCAAACTCCCTCACCCATTAATTAGCAATTAAGCCGCAGTGACACCCTGAGACTCCTGCGCGGCCACTGCAAGGCGAGTAGAGGTTGCAGAGGATTGCAAACCGTGAACTATGAATTGAAGCTAGCTTGTTTGAGTCTGTATGAAAGTGAACACTGAACACAAGGTCTTTACTGTGAAGCAGCGGCAACATGTATCAGATAGCCTCAAGGTAAACTAGAAGCAGCTGAGTACATTAGCCGCTGTTATGTAATATTCCAGAAGTTTGTGTGTACAGCAGCAAACCTGTACTAAAGCAAATCAAAAGCAGTGCTAAAGCAGAGCCACATAAACATCACCTCTTGTATTATCCTATATGAACAAATTGTGCATAATCCCTATTCTACACATTTTCACAATGCATTAAAGAACATTGACTCAGTTGATTTGATGACCTTACCTGCTAACCCAGAGTTCATGATAACGGTGGGAGTCCCACAGCCGGGCAGTGGGGGGGCCACTGGAGGAGGCGGAGGAGGGAGAGGGGCTGACGTCTCTGTAGGCATTCCTGGGGGTGGCGGGGGAGGCGGAGGGGGTGGTGGCGGAGGCGGGGGAGCTGCTGCTGGAATTGTTGACGTTGGTCCGTTTGACACTGGGAGAGGGGTAAGAAAAACAGTTCAGGCTGACCCGCTGTTATCGGCTTAATATTCTGAGCTAATATTAAACTTACGTGTGCTGTTCATTGGAAGCGGCGGGGGCGGAGGAGGCGGTGGAGGTGGAACAGGTGTGCCCGCCGTAAGTGCAACATGGTTTGGACTGACGGCTACACCGTTTCCGCTGAACACGGCGCCCGGCGAGCTCTCCGTAGCGGAGGGCGGCGACGTTAGGATTGAGATGTCTCCGTCTCCTTTCTTGTGGATCTTGATGGTGCCCTGCTTCTCCAGCTCGTGGATCTTCTTCTCGAGTTTACTTTGTCGCTGGATGGCCTCGTCCTTCTCCTTCAGCATCTGTCGCAGCGAGTGCACCTGCGAGCTGGCATCTTTATAGACTTCCTGTGTGGTAcagggaaacagaaaaaaggaacATATGAGAAGAACAGAAAAATACGTGTGGcgatattttacattttctctaCCGTTAGCTTAACTAGCTATCACCAAGTTGAAGAACTGATGTCAAGGTAGAGAAAGCGGCTCTGACCCTGATGGATTCCAGCTCCTTGTTCCTTTGCATCAGCTGCTTCTCCAGCTCTACAATTTTGGCCATGGCCTCATTCTCCATGTCCTGCAGCTTCTCTGTCATCTATGGGAACAGTATCAGGAAGAAAAGATTGCAGAGTGATGTGAACTAACTGAAGAGACACCATTCGAATCAacatgttagcacagaaatatacTGAGGCACTACGAGGGTTTCATATTTTCATGTATCTGGATTAAAAATGATCTGTCAGGGCCTAAAAGTTCtgcatttttcaaaaaacaaaacaaaactttgcaCCATATCAAGTTGCTATTCCATCAACTTCCTATTGTTAATATTCAGACTGCTGCAAGAGAAATAAGATCAAAACGGCAACTTCGCCTCAACCAACACTAGAGGGTTCTCACATGTGATATgttctcctccagctcctccaccCGCTCCAGGGCAGCATTTTTGGTCTCCGCATCCTCCAGCAGCGCTCCCACATCAAACACATTATCCAAGTAAGCCTGGATCTGGACCTGCAGCTTATCACTCTCTGTGTGCTTTAGTTTCTGCAGAGCAGATACAACAAGTTAGGGAAGAGGAGCTGTAGTTTGATTTCAGCTCACAGCATTGGGATAACATCGATCTTTCTGCAGAAAGTCAGGAGACAAAGAACTACAAAGCTGACCACTGTTTCTGAAGTAATGGAAAAGCCATTATTGACAGTGGTTGCTGTCTCAGGGGCACTGTAATGACAGCCTATCCTCTGGACTGTGAGTGTTCAGAAGAATGTCTGTCTAGCCATTTTCCTGCAGCACTATGTCTCAACTCACATCTAAGTAGTCGTCCAAACACAGCTTGGTGAAGTCGTACTGTAGATGAACCCTGAAGTTCATGTCCTCCACTGAGTGCACGACGATGTTGATGAACTGCATGCACGCCACCTGGGGAATGGCAGGTAGGAAAGGTTAGCGAGAGAGAGAGTTCACTGCATATGCATTTTCTATATTACACTGTTTATAGGACTGTAAAACACCTTTATAGATCAGTGTGCAacaagtttgtgtttttatacacCAGTTTGCTACTTCCACGATTTGGTTTTTATGCTCATATATAATATATGTTGCCTTTTATTATGTCTCGGGTATATAAATCCTTATTATTTTGCTTGCTTAGCTGGCAGGGTAGCTTATCTGGCAGATTAAAAGGatctgaaaaaacaaatgaacaaaagctgCCAGTTCAACACTACTATGGGAGCTTGCATAAACAGATCAAGGGGGATCTACTCACAGTTTCTAATGCACACACGCGCGCTTCCCAACGCTAAAATGGGCTTCATGAACATCCTACAACAAGCTCAGCTGCCCCAGTGTGAGAAAGCAGCTTTTGGCAAAGTCTGTTCACTTCAGAGCTGCTGTCAGGTGACGACTGCCTATCGGGAGGACTGCAAGGGAAACTTGTTCAAAGTGAAGCACTATTCAAGCACAGCCTCTGTTGGTTTTCACTCAGATTAATTAGAATGGATTCACAGAGGTGTGACgtataaaatcaagcataaGGTGGCATGTCCATTGATGTTCTTAAGTCTTTTCTGTCAGATTAATTAACACTGCTGAGCCTTGAAAAAACAGAAGGTCTTTGCTTAGGGATCCTCAGGTTTGATCCACTGCAACACACATCTGTAGCTTATGCAGTGACCTTGCACAGAAACTGATAGTACTGCATATCACAAAACTGGAGGAACAGTTTGTTAATTTTTGACACTGAActcctgctctacctcctggtAGAGGCAGGGCAGGTCATCTACCATTCGAAAGGTTGGTCGTTTAATTTCTGGCtgccccagtctgcatgtcaaagtaATCTTGAGGAAGATACCAGACACTGAGCTGCTCTCGATGTGTTCTCTGAgtgcgaatgtgtgtgtgaatgctaaaaagaaaagaatcggACGTAGAAAACAGTTGTATAAAGAGCTCATTTAGGTACAAGTATGTTTACCATTTAAGTTCGATTGGGGTTTAGACAGGTATATGAGGACCTGTTTCTAACCTCTTCTGCCCACACATTACAGTTCACATCATTTTCTCTGAACTTTTGACACTGAAAAATCATTCGGCTTCACAGAAAGGGTTTTCGGGGATTGCAGCACAATTAACAGTCATCACAACTGTGCGTAGGCTGACCATGAAGTCAATGTTGTTGTCCTCATTCTTGAAGTACTCCATTAGCTTCTCGAATCGCTGCTCCTCCGTACACACCTGCAAAGAAAACCACACATTAATTTACTTCATTTGTTTTAGACCAGCTGGAGAAACAAAGCCAGGGATTTAGCCAGGAATTGCACCTCATAGACTTATTAATCATGTGTCAATATGTGGTAAAAACTACTGATGTAAGCtgcaaaatactttacagcttcCTATGATCTCAGAGAGAGCTGTTTTCAAAGCGATAATTAATAAGATACGTTTTTATGAAGTGCTGCAGGatcattcttttattttatttcagctaCAGTTTGCACCGTGCACCTGTTTTCAATGTTACTCGCAGTATGTTAAAGCGTGTTTAGAGTGGAATTTGGGAGATAAAAAAGAGGGAGTAGAGAGATGCTGTGCAGTTCAGGGAGTTCATGTGGATGTCAATGAGGCAGACAGAGGATGATAAAGAATTGAGAAGGAagggaagaaggaaaaaaagagggatGCAATGCTGTGAGCTTTAGCCTGCAGCCCCCATCATTCAGCAACATATCTAAGTTACTCAGAAAAATAGATCTCGCATTATGGTCGACAGTGTCACTTTTcatctaaaaggaaaaaaaagaaaagaacaactAAACCCTGCCTCCACCAGAATAGAAAAACATGCTGCCGTGCTTCCTGCACTCACATTATCCAAATGCTTTCTCAAACTTCGTCTCATTAGACGGGCAACATTCTCTCTATGCCTTAATCTCCCATTAATGCCAGTGCCGCTGAGAGCAACGCTCAATATTTCATTCCGGGAGTGTAAATATTACATTAACTGCAGTCAGCCCATGTTTGCGGGCCGTATGCTATAAAATGGGGCTGCTGTTAGCGCTCTCTCCATCACAAACCTCCCACTTCTTTCTCCAGAAGCCAGAATGCCTCATCCAGACAGGCAGAGGTCAGGCAGGGCTATCTGTTACAACTAACTCACTGCTTTTCTGAGCTTTGAAGCAACTGCCAAATCCAGTTAACACGCATATAACTGTTATCACTTGCGGCTGTGTGTGTCGTCCTATGCGACGCAGCTAAACTGGTGTCTGTAATCTGTTGACTAACAGAATTAATTCCTAGACGCTATCCCTTTGAAGCAATGAGGAATACGCCGGCCTCACAACTGCCAGACGAGCATTCCTCCAGGGCTGAGTCACTGTTTGAAGCAAAATGTAATGACATATTCGTCTCCTCCGAACCATCTTTGCAGCTCGTACCTCCTTAAAGTTGTCGAACGCAGAGAGAATAATTTCGTGGCCTCCTCTCACGAGGCAAACCGCCGCCAGGAGCTCCAAGACCAGAGCTTTGGTTCtgaaaaacagggagaaaatgaTGTCAGGAATAATTAATGAATGAACAGAAAAGCAGGAGATAATCGCAGAGGAAACAAAGCGGAAAACTGTGTAATTTAGGATCATCTCGCTACTGAAACGTCTGCATAGGACAGATCATAAACAGCAACCACTGTCACAGCGAAACAAATTTTCATTGTGTATTCATTGGTTTAACCTCTTGAGAGTCAAAAGCCCAGAGTTAAAGGGGGGTTAAAGGCCAGGTATAAAAAATGAATACTTCTTGGCCTGATTCATGTGAGTTTATTAAAGTGCATAGACACTGAAAGTGCCGGCTCATCCCGTCTCCAGTTCATTCACGCGGGATTTCTATGTCTGGATGAGATGAAATGTGACAGGTGATGCGAAGTGGTTCCACATCCACTTTTGAGAAAATCCTTAAACCCTGGGGCATGAAGTGAAAACacgaccacacacacacacacacagagtgctCCTCGTAGCCGTCTCAGTGAGCAGCTGCCAGTGTGGTGGACTGTGCCAGCGGTGCCTTGACCCGTCTGTCAAGATGAATGTGCCCCTGAGCAACAAGGGCTCCCACTCTCAGACTGTGCAGGTGCACAAAATCTAGCGTTTGTGCTTTTATGGATGTGGGTCCAAGTTGGTAAAACATAAAACCCATCTTATTGAATCTTTTATCCAGCAGCTCTTTCtttatttgaaaaaagaaacttgagattttgttctttatttacctACCTTTTCATTTTtggttccttttttgtttttgtttttcaacctTTGGTCGAACTTACCtcgggtttttgttgttgaggcTTAGTGCAATTTCATTCACAGCATGAGGGTGTGACATGACCATGTTGAAGCCATACTGGAAGATGAAAGACAGAGACAAAGCAGTTCATTAACAGAGAAGATGAGACACAGAATAAGCAAGATGGGACttgtaataataaaaacaacttaGAAAACTGAATTTAGCTTAACAAAATGTGGCTCAGCTCAGAGAGACGTGCAGTCTGTGTGGACTGGATGGTCCCTGTAGAGGCCTTGGGGGCTGACCTGGTAGTTCATGATAGCACGCAGGCACATGATGCAGACGTGGACATCATCTTTTTTGCAGACCAGTCTGGAGTTTTTCAGCGTTCTCCGGCTGGGCAATGTgttgaaactaataaataaagatCAGAAGTCAGTATTAAAGGGAATAAaactacagaataaaatgttaaGCCTATGTGACTGAACAAAAGAGTTCACAAGAACTGAATAAACAAGATAACAGATGCCATTTGTAAACAAGCCCTCATTGCACACCATCTTCTGCACATAATGAGGCTGTTAAACTGCCAGGGCACCTTATATTAACACACACAAAGGCCATAAAATCTACAACCGAGCACAGAGCCACCGGATGCCTTCTTTCAATTGTTTCAACAGACCTTCATGGAGATATCACTTACAGCTAACACCACAGCAGCCAGTCATTTGCATGCAGCACATTGATTGTGCAGCTTTATCTGGACAAAAACAAGGCCTCTGCTCCTGGTGCAGCTCCCACACTAAAACAGAAATGCTGGAGCAGCAGTCTAACTGAATAATATGCAAAAAGAGTCGGAGAAAAGGAGTTCATTTTCAGACTTTTATCACGAGGTACAATTACCAAACCCAAGTTCTGGGGAAAAATGTGTCTTCGGGCTACTGACAGACATGCCAATTCGTGTCATCACCCATGCCTGTAGGCGTGACTTCTCTGTGTGTCAAAacacagtgtgtgagtgtgcatgtgtgtttgtctgaaAAGGAACGGAGCTTTCAAGGGAGAGGCAGCGGTTTGAGGATGAAGACGGCTCTAAATTAGCAGTAAAATGAGCtagatttttttcctgcttACACAAGTATCCACATTTGCTATGTGAGCATTACTGCATATTGCATTAAGTAAAGTGcagcattaaaataaataaataaacaaatgaagtaGATAAACAAGCCTTTTCCTGACAGAACAGGAGCACCTGCTTCAAACTGCAGAAATAACCTTCCATCCAGGAGTTTTTCCACTCCTGATTAGGCAACATCCAGGAAATGACTAATCAGCGCTTTCTAATCTCAAACCAGTGAATAGATACATTATTATGTAACACCAACAACATGAAGGAGAAGTTTGAGAGAAAAAGCACAAAGAAGAAGGGAgacaaggaaagaaaaatagaaaaataggaAGGTAGGACGATAAtgaaaagaaggtagaagagatacagaagaaacagaagaagacggaggaggagaagaacaaggaggaagaagaagaacacgAGTATGGCGATCAAGGAGGAGAACGTGAAGGAACaagaaagaagatgaagaaggagGGGAAAGGGAGAAGAAAGACGAGACAAAGAATGAGAAGAAGCAAAAAatagaggagaagaagaacaaaGAAGTAAATGAAGCAGAGGTAGAAGAAcaagaaaaagcagaagaatGGGAAGAAGGAAAAGGAGACACAGAGTGAAGCAAATGTAACACCAAAAAATcctaaatgtaatttaaataaCAGAACATCAATCACTACAACTCTATTTACAAGCTATCAATAACAGCTCTAACACGGCTACATGTGACTAGCTAACGCTTCACACATACCGTCTTAATTGAGAACACTTTGGACAGCTCAGTGCACTCGGTGTCCTTCAAGTTGGCAGTTTCAAGAAGACATATGGATAAGACTTAATGTGGGATCTAACAGTTTCTCGGTATTTATCATTCTACTTCAAAGCCAGTCTAAAAAGCATAAGGGAAAATAATCTGTATAATGGACAAAATCGATATTATTAGGAATTATAAAACCACTTAGGCCAAAGCAAAAGATTCATAATTCatttgccatttaaaaaaatatagaaaacagaaaaaagcaaccAAAATACAGAAGCTTGTTAGAAGCTACTTATTCTACTCATACTGGTTGTAGCCTAGTGCTGAGCTTTTAATGGTTGTTGTAGAAACTAGGCTAACGTCTGCACAGAATGGCATTTAGGGAGCCACACAagcagcacacagacacacaggcagGAACAATGAGTGCAGTAAAATCCATTTGCTCCAAGGAAAGGAGAATTCAGTCACAAGTGCAGGGGGGGTGGGCAAGCAGTACAAATAATTCACATCCCCAACACAGACAGCGGGACAAATAAACTGGGCAGCTCTACCAGGGAGGTATAAAGTACAATGAGGCCGGGGATCGTGCGTGGACATCCATGTGTGTCTCTGCTCGTAGCATTAtaagtgtgtttgtttctctagAAGGGACGGGGATGCTGGGGTTACAGCCGAAGAAAGCTCACTCTGAGCCAGCAGAGCGAAACTGAGACCTGCCTGCTGTCGAAGACTGGCAGACAAAAGAGCAGATGACTATAGGAGGGTGGGGGGGCATTAggacaaaacagaaaagacagTCAGCCAACAGTGATGTCACATCTGGGGCCAGCAGATGTGTAGGTGAGGTGACATGGCATGGGAGGGTGAAGTTATTTATGGGACAATATTGATATTTGACAGTCATTTAAATATCAGTAAAGCATGGATGAAATATGTGCAAGTAACAATAAAACGAGACCTCATCATGTGGTCTGTCTACAACTTCCACATTTAGCAAATTAGCATCTAAATTCCTGgtgaaaaatgtgtaaaagccaaaacaccaAGTCAGTTTGTCTGGTCTGCATTTCTTCCATTGCATCTATTTACATATTTATCAAGAAAACACCGCTACTTTGTGACACCACAcaacaggaaaaacaacaaaaagtggCTGACTTGATTATCATTTAAGGATCTCATATTAAAAAGACATGTGCTTCCATGAATCAATAGTGCTCTTTGTGTGCAGTGTGTTCAAGTTAACCTCTTCAAACTAAAGGATTAGAGGCCACAGAAGTCAGCAGGAGTGCTGTACCAAAACATTAATGGAATGATGGGAAAGATTAGAGAAATAATGCACAAATGAACAGGATTTATGCACCTATGCTGGCATGGGTTTATAAATAAACTGCTCTGAAATCCTCTACACACTGGATTTTGAGTGAAAAGGTCTGTTTGGTGTTTATAAAAACCTAAACAATAAAACCTGACGAAAACCTAGTTCCATAAGAAGATCTGTCACAGAAATTACTGTTACTCATGTAATCACAGATTATCACAGTCAAAAAATCCAGGCAAATGGTACTTCCCCCCTGCACATATCTTAAGCCATTTAAAGACTTAGACCTC
This window of the Maylandia zebra isolate NMK-2024a linkage group LG16, Mzebra_GT3a, whole genome shotgun sequence genome carries:
- the fmnl2a gene encoding formin-like protein 2 isoform X12, yielding MGNAGSMDHHTDLRGHNMPLKLPMPDAGELEERFAIVLNSMNLPPDKARLLRQYDNEKKWELICDQERFQVKNPPHTYLQKLRSYLDPAVTRKKFRRRVQESTQVLRELEISLRTNHIGWVREFLNEENKGLDVLVDYLSFAQYAVTFDGECLENNPEAAMDKSKPWSRSIEDLHGGSTLPSPITGNGITRVGRHSTLRFNTLPSRRTLKNSRLVCKKDDVHVCIMCLRAIMNYQYGFNMVMSHPHAVNEIALSLNNKNPRTKALVLELLAAVCLVRGGHEIILSAFDNFKEVCTEEQRFEKLMEYFKNEDNNIDFMVACMQFINIVVHSVEDMNFRVHLQYDFTKLCLDDYLDKLKHTESDKLQVQIQAYLDNVFDVGALLEDAETKNAALERVEELEENISHMTEKLQDMENEAMAKIVELEKQLMQRNKELESIREVYKDASSQVHSLRQMLKEKDEAIQRQSKLEKKIHELEKQGTIKIHKKGDGDISILTSPPSATESSPGAVFSGNGVAVSPNHVALTAGTPVPPPPPPPPPPLPMNSTLSNGPTSTIPAAAPPPPPPPPPPPPPPPGMPTETSAPLPPPPPPVAPPLPGCGTPTVIMNSGLAAVKIKKPIKTKFRMPVFNWVALKPNQINGTVFNEIDDERILEDLNVDEFEEMFKTKAQGPPIDLTASKQKVIQKGPNKVTLLDSNRAKNLAITLRKVGKTPEEICKAIQLFDLRTLPVDFVECLMRFQPTENEIKVLRQFEKERKPLESLTDEDRFMMQFSKIERLMQKMTIMAFIGNFAESVQMLTPQLHAVIAASVSIKSSQKLKKILEIILALGNYMNSSKRGAVYGFKLQSLDLLLDTKSTDRKQTLLHYIANVVREKYTQVSLFYNEMHYVEKAAAVSLENVLLDVKELQRGMELTKREYSMHGHNTMLKEFIAHNESKLKKLQDDAKIAQDAFDEVVKFFGENAKTTPPSVFFPVFVRFVKAYRQAEEDNEQRKRQEQIMLEKLMEQEAMMEEDQKSPSHKSKRQQQELIQELRRKQVKDSRHVYEGKDGAIEDIITALKKNNITKFPNVYSRVRNSSSSTPVVDVPQT
- the fmnl2a gene encoding formin-like protein 2 isoform X4, whose product is MGNAGSMDHHTDLRGHNMPLKLPMPDAGELEERFAIVLNSMNLPPDKARLLRQYDNEKKWELICDQERFQVKNPPHTYLQKLRSYLDPAVTRKKFRRRVQESTQVLRELEISLRTNHIGWVREFLNEENKGLDVLVDYLSFAQYAVTFDGECLENNPEAAMDKSKPWSRSIEDLHGGSTLPSPITGNGITRVGRHSTLRHLLFCLPVFDSRTPSALSCPKCSQLRRFNTLPSRRTLKNSRLVCKKDDVHVCIMCLRAIMNYQYGFNMVMSHPHAVNEIALSLNNKNPRTKALVLELLAAVCLVRGGHEIILSAFDNFKEVCTEEQRFEKLMEYFKNEDNNIDFMVACMQFINIVVHSVEDMNFRVHLQYDFTKLCLDDYLDKLKHTESDKLQVQIQAYLDNVFDVGALLEDAETKNAALERVEELEENISHMTEKLQDMENEAMAKIVELEKQLMQRNKELESIREVYKDASSQVHSLRQMLKEKDEAIQRQSKLEKKIHELEKQGTIKIHKKGDGDISILTSPPSATESSPGAVFSGNGVAVSPNHVALTAGTPVPPPPPPPPPPLPMNSTLSNGPTSTIPAAAPPPPPPPPPPPPPPPGMPTETSAPLPPPPPPVAPPLPGCGTPTVIMNSGLAAVKIKKPIKTKFRMPVFNWVALKPNQINGTVFNEIDDERILEDLNVDEFEEMFKTKAQGPPIDLTASKQKVIQKGPNKVTLLDSNRAKNLAITLRKVGKTPEEICKAIQLFDLRTLPVDFVECLMRFQPTENEIKVLRQFEKERKPLESLTDEDRFMMQFSKIERLMQKMTIMAFIGNFAESVQMLTPQLHAVIAASVSIKSSQKLKKILEIILALGNYMNSSKRGAVYGFKLQSLDLLLDTKSTDRKQTLLHYIANVVREKYTQVSLFYNEMHYVEKAAAVSLENVLLDVKELQRGMELTKREYSMHGHNTMLKEFIAHNESKLKKLQDDAKIAQDAFDEVVKFFGENAKTTPPSVFFPVFVRFVKAYRQAEEDNEQRKRQEQIMLEKLMEQEAMMEEDQKSPSHKSKRQQQELIQELRRKQVKDSRHVYEGKDGAIEDIITDLRNQPYRRADAVRRSVRRRFDDQNLRPVNNGDVVM